The genomic DNA TCGTAAATTTCATTTCTGTAATTGTAATGATTACAAATTAATGTGTATACGGTTAAAAATAACTATTTTAGCTCAACCAAGAAATTTTATTTTAGAAAAAATACTTATAGAATAATATAATAGGTCTTTTTATACTTTTTTACCTTTATTTAGTTATGTATAATTGCATATAATGTAGATATATTTAGTAATATATGTTATATTGTTGATTTTTTCACAAAACATCCTAATATTATTATTAATAAATACCTAATATGAAGATATTAGTCTATAAACTTATCATCGTTATGAACATAGGTTTTAAATTACAAAAAAGCTGCAAAGCTTCCTTGAAACACTTTGCAGCCTTCTGTCTTTTTGTTTTCTTTAGCAAAATAATGGTTAGTGAATTTTCATTTTTTGGGATACTTACACCCATGTTTAAGTCTTTACATTGGAGACAGCAGATAACAAGCTTATATTATTGTATATTTTTCACGGTACTGCCTAGGAGTCATGCTAGTGATTTTTTTGAAAACTCTTATAAAATAACTTTGGTCATTAAAGTTAAGCCAAGCACAGATATCTGATAACGAATAAGTAGTGAGTGTTAATAATTTTTTTGCTTCTTCCACTCGTTCCCTTTGAATATATTCGCTTAAAGTGATTCCCATTTCTTTTTTAAATAGTTTAGACAGATAAGTAGGCGTAATTTCTAAATGATTAGCAAGTTCATTCAGAGATATTCCATCGTAAACATTTTTATTAATATGTTTTATACATGTAGTAACCGCGTAAGAATACTTTTTTGCATTGTATTCTTTCACACGATCTGCAAAGGTACGTAAAGCGTCCCCTGACAATCGCTTTACAGATTCTACACTATCTAATTGTTCCAGGGTTTGTATATATAAAATACTATGAGCAAAAGCAATATCTGGTGGCAGGTTTCCTTCTATTGCATATCGAGTGGCTAAGGTAATCGCAATAATTCCAAGGTTTTTTTGATTCCTGAGCGGATCCTCTATTAGCATAAGTTCAACATCTTCTTGCGAAACCGCATACATATACTGTATTAACTTTTTTTTATTTCCTTCTTTGATAGTCGAAAAGAAATCATTTACTAATGCCATATTATGCGTTTTAGGTTTGTTTTGTCGGCGTTT from Bacillus basilensis includes the following:
- a CDS encoding helix-turn-helix domain-containing protein encodes the protein MNTSIDIQHLCDLAHKAFNAPVHILSADRKILYHSTSDNVCSPFYSSKEEHLSDIYQESDPFNLPLFRSNNYLENFVLIHIENHDDIKGTIIIGPTIHPKDSDDMIIKFQKEFKSNDNIQERLAYYQCLSEIKKTTLIDMGILLHYMIFNEKLDVDIVLEKNKVLEEIPNKIVKPDLYILKRRQNKPKTHNMALVNDFFSTIKEGNKKKLIQYMYAVSQEDVELMLIEDPLRNQKNLGIIAITLATRYAIEGNLPPDIAFAHSILYIQTLEQLDSVESVKRLSGDALRTFADRVKEYNAKKYSYAVTTCIKHINKNVYDGISLNELANHLEITPTYLSKLFKKEMGITLSEYIQRERVEEAKKLLTLTTYSLSDICAWLNFNDQSYFIRVFKKITSMTPRQYREKYTII